The Episyrphus balteatus chromosome 4, idEpiBalt1.1, whole genome shotgun sequence genome includes a window with the following:
- the LOC129919371 gene encoding interaptin-like: protein MVQYLTTSFDKFETFALSEMPKQQVKIDSETAFIPKYWGNFFKYEPNDFETSATGSFCDIYSARRRSFRIANQIQPSYNENPPRKVRKTEKKVFPRKTKTSGFLSKSEISSCSSKLSEASSLNKALLIKNLFKKPIKGKVTKSKAKPKPRKASARKRTQKSCKVEENKLLLTKASLKQFEDGFNLKNEKLEFEDQSNFSEVEDFEEEKKIVPSFKILNQNKIMPQNKFGNLLKINKNDTKSTILKPSKEIKLKKNLALKTIENTELTSDFVSLQVSDTELPNKALKHASNDNSIENKPNKIIKLEPNSKNGGVKKKSTKEVTIIEDSDDEPLISMFKKVANDDGEDVLMKDVSNESYQVLEKKPNISEINKNSKKSIISESKSVEKTFEDVKNQALNLIILDESEDERQKSVQKIVENLTVHIEEIRDFSDKSAVKEISNEEPSSQKKSTISEPKSVDKTSEDVKNQALNLIILDESEDERQKSVQKVVENLTVHIEEIRDFSDKSAVKEISSEEPSSQKKSTISEPKSVEKISEDVKSQVINLTNLDESEDESEKPVQEEAKNFTGHIDEIRDSSDKSNEISSLQKNSTKIDPIFDFTKKKSKSEQNSVEDEEKCEGKISIPKEQPRNDKSVLPVIQIDEEISLIVDKLSTMNTTDTINKKTLNNKQTFKENKFFGSSIIDITDETPTERPIKNGKKKYSNSKTCYDDDEVIIIENKPLGKYQGPSLNSIKTKEVNNNFDEVIIIEDNNIKEHEKVIETDWEKIIKNAENVEKMPSNNREKYQVQQNKTISKQPNTNQTEMEVDEIKIDQLSHANKNNQSVIIEELHLLTDRKLQADARKLVPELTLTEIIDDDEVYAESNGSDTEIQEENENLADDRNEDENQEEFNRNSDDVEMEYPQEGQGNYQQDYIEVHGYNYLPQQNYLYPGFNCPVGLDYRSINLPYLGQRYGDFNPQMPQIYLGYNNFSMPTNNPYANNGPQIEEITECYDTEEGEEDENEKNKANLNKNQNDSPKNTFQDQPQSCSGVRNQQPILSQPPPISCSHEQRRPQVQKVIPQRVEKNTNPQSNCTSENNNQWKITSSQNVVQQTRFDEPKGVQLYEIDDPPNNTEKNNPSECQIQQVRQGPVKNSHQLQAVQEQESVSEIARIVRNNCRIHDIEFKGDIKPLEGRLYRTANFFIAFGDHYRVQIVGDVIVNTIDDYIAFEAFFGPENPIFRK, encoded by the exons ATGGTTCAATATTTAACAACATCTTTTGATAAATTTGAAACATTTGCTCTATCAGAAATGCCTAAACAACAAGTAAAAATCGACTCTGAAACGGCATTTATTCCCAAATATTGGggtaacttttttaaatatgagCCAAATGATTTTGAAACATCAGCAACTGGCAGTTTTTGTGACATCTACTCAGCTAGAAGACGATCTTTTCGAATAGCTAATCAAATACAACCAAGTTATAATGAAAATCCGCCAAGGAAAGTTAGAAAAACTGAGAAAAAAGTGTTTCCAAGAAAGACAAAAACTAGTGGTTTTTTATCGAAGAGTGAAATTAGTAGTTGCAGTTCGAAGCTGAGTGAAGCATCTTCACTTAATAAagctttattaataaaaaacctttttaagAAGCCAATTAAAGGTAAGGTAACTAAGTCGAAGGCAAAGCCTAAACCTAGAAAGGCTTCTGCAAGAAAAAGGACACAAAAATCATGCAAAGTGGAAGAAAACAAATTACTACTTACGAAAGCCAGTTTAAAACAATTTGAAGATGGTTTTaatctgaaaaatgaaaaattggaaTTCGAAGACCAAAGTAATTTCTCTGAGGTCGAAgattttgaagaagaaaaaaagatagttcctagtttcaaaatattgaatcaAAATAAGATTATGCCTCAGAATAAATTTGGTAATctactaaaaatcaataaaaatgataCCAAATCAACTATTTTAAAACCAtccaaagaaattaaattaaaaaagaatttagcTTTGAAGACTATTGAAAATACAGAACTTACTTCTGATTTTGTATCATTGCAAGTTTCTGACACGGAATTACCTAATAAAGCCTTAAAACATGCTTCCAATGACAATTCTATTGAaaataaaccaaacaaaatcataaaactTGAACCAAACAGCAAGAATGGAGGGGTTAAAAAGAAATCCACCAAAGAAGTAACAATAATAGAAGATTCAGACGATGAACCGCTGATATCGATgtttaaaaaagttgcaaacgaTGATGGTGAAGATGTTTTAATGAAGGACGTATCAAATGAAAGTTATCAGGTTTTGGAGAAGAAACCTAATATCAgtgaaatcaataaaaattcgaaaaaatcaattatttctgaATCGAAATCTGTTGAAAAGACTTTCGAAGATGTAAAAAATCAAGCTTTAAACTTAATCATTTTGGATGAATCAGAAGATGAAAGGCAGAAGTCTGTCCAAAAAATAGTTGAAAACTTGACTGTTCATATAGAAGAGATCAGGGATTTTTCTGACAAATCCGCAGTAAAGGAAATATCAAACGAAGAGCCTTCTTCGCAGAAGAAATCAACAATTTCTGAACCGAAATCTGTTGACAAAACTTCTGAAGATGTAAAAAATCAAGCTTTAAACTTAATTATTTTGGATGAATCAGAAGATGAAAGGCAGAAGTCTGTCCAAAAAGTAGTTGAAAACTTGACTGTTCATATAGAAGAAATCAGGGATTTTTCTGACAAATCCGCAGTGAAGGAAATATCAAGCGAAGAACCTTCTTCGCAGAAGAAATCAACTATTTCTGAGCcgaaatctgttgaaaaaatttCTGAAGACGTAAAGAGTCAAGTTATAAACTTAACCAATTTGGATGAATCAGAAGATGAAAGTGAGAAGCCTGTCCAAGAAGAGGCTAAAAACTTTACCGGTCACATTGATGAAATCAGGGATTCTTCTGacaaatcaaatgaaatatcTTCTTTGCAGAAGAATTCCACTAAAATTGATCCAATATTTGattttacaaagaaaaaaagtaaatctgAACAGAACTCTGTAGAGGACGAAGAAAAATGCGAgggaaaaatttcaattcctaAAGAACAACCAAGAAACGATAAGTCAGTTTTACCAGTAATTCAAATCGATGAAGAGATATCATTGATTGTTGATAAGTTATCAACTATGAACACAACAgatacaattaataaaaagaccTTGAATAATAAACAAACCTTTAAAGAAAACAAGTTCTTTGGTTCATCAATAATAGATATTACAGATGAAACTCCAACTGAGAGACCCATTAAAAACGGCAAGAAAAAATATAGTAACTCTAAGACTTGCTATGACGATGATGAGGTTATAATTATTGAAAACAAGCCTCTTGGAAAATATCAAGGACCATCATTAAATTCAATAAAGACTAAAGAAGTTAACAATAACTTCGATGAAGTTATCATAATAGAAGACAACAATATTAAAGAACATGAAAAAGTAATAGAAACCGATTGGGAGAAAATCATCAAGAACgctgaaaatgttgaaaaaatgccTTCTAACAATCGTGAGAAATATCaagttcaacaaaataaaacaatctcAAAGCAACCTAATACCAATCAAACAGAAATGGAAgtagatgaaattaaaattgatcAACTATCGCatgcaaacaaaaacaatcaaagtGTTATTATTGAGGAATTACATTTATTGACTGACAGAAAATTGCAAGCAGATGCAAGAAAATTAGTACCTGAGTTAACTTTAACGGAAATAATTGATGATGACGAAGTCTATGCTGAAAGCAATGGCAGTGACACAGAAATTCaggaagaaaatgaaaatttagctGATGACAGAAATGAGGACGAAAATCAGGAGGAATTTAATAGAAACTCT GACGATGTAGAAATGGAATATCCTCAAGAAGGTCAAGGAAACTATCAACAAGATTATATTgag GTTCATGGATATAATTATTTACCACAGCAAAACTATCTATATCCTGGATTTAACTGTCCAGTAGGACTTGATTATAGATCAATTAACTTGCCATATCTTGGTCAACGTTATGGTGACTTTAATCCTCAAATGCCTCAAATTTATTTGGGTTACAATAACTTTTCAATGCCAACAAATAATCCATATGCCAATAATGGACCACAAATAGAAGAAATAACAGAATGTTATGATACCGAAGAAGGAGAAGAagacgaaaatgaaaaaaataaagcaaatttgaataagaatcAAAATGATTCTCCAAAGAACACATTTCAAGATCAACCTCAGAGTTGTTCGGGTGTTCGCAATCAACAACCAATATTAAGTCAACCACCTCCGATAAGTTGCAGTCATGAACAACGACGTCCACAAGTACAAAAAGTCATTCCTCAAAGGGTTGAGAAAAATACAAATCCACAAAGTAATTGCACATCGGAAAATAACAATCAATGGAAAATAACTTCATCTCAAAATGTTGTTCAACAAACTCGTTTCGACGAACCAAAAGGTGTTCAATTGTATGAGATCGATGATCCGCCCAAcaacactgaaaaaaataatcctTCAGAATGCCAGATTCAACAGGTTCGTCAAGGTCCTGTAAAGAATAGTCATCAATTACAGGCTGTTCAAGAGCAAGAATCGGTATCGGAAATAGCGCGAATTGTTAGAAACAATTGTCGCATACATGACATCGAATTTAAGGGCGACATCAAACCTTTAGAAGGACGACTG TACCGAACTGCGAATTTCTTCATTGCTTTTGGGGATCACTATAGGGTCCAAATTGTTGGGGATGTTATTGTCAATACTATAGACGATTACATAGCTTTTGAAGCATTTTTTGGTCCAGAAAATcccatttttagaaaatag